A genomic segment from Nodularia sphaerocarpa UHCC 0038 encodes:
- the cruF gene encoding gamma-carotene 1'-hydroxylase CruF, which yields MKQLVIAERVCLIGHIVSMVFGLVGILLVVPNAEVIFHLSEFGQTAIQWSMAGGGVVYMILGTAAVFLYGLRTLGLGRILAFMLPAIFISLGSELLGTSTGFPFGHYSYLSGLGYKIAGLVPFTIPLSWFYVGCSSYLLARAGLEVDTKPSLWRHICAIGLGSLLLTSWDFVLDPAMSQTSLPFWYWQQPGPFFGMPYQNFVGWLGTGAVFMTVAALLWNSNPIKFERSQLNVPLVVYLANFGFATVMSLAAGFTIPVGLGFVLGVAPSLALWLKGSAVSAQADAESTTNAVSVANIKVALK from the coding sequence ATGAAACAACTTGTAATTGCGGAGCGCGTATGCCTGATTGGTCATATCGTGTCCATGGTTTTTGGGTTAGTAGGAATACTACTAGTTGTACCTAATGCCGAAGTAATCTTCCATTTATCTGAATTTGGACAAACCGCCATTCAGTGGAGTATGGCAGGCGGTGGTGTAGTCTATATGATCTTGGGAACAGCAGCTGTATTTTTGTATGGTTTGCGAACCTTGGGTTTGGGTAGAATCTTGGCATTTATGCTACCTGCAATATTTATTTCTTTGGGTAGTGAATTACTAGGAACCAGCACAGGCTTTCCTTTCGGTCACTACAGCTATCTGAGTGGCTTGGGCTATAAAATTGCTGGTTTAGTGCCGTTCACAATTCCCCTGTCATGGTTTTATGTGGGATGCTCTTCTTACCTGCTGGCGCGTGCTGGTTTAGAAGTGGATACAAAACCTAGCTTGTGGCGACATATTTGTGCTATCGGTTTGGGTTCTTTGCTGTTGACTTCTTGGGATTTTGTGCTAGACCCGGCTATGAGCCAAACTTCTCTGCCTTTCTGGTATTGGCAACAACCAGGGCCTTTCTTTGGAATGCCTTATCAAAACTTTGTGGGCTGGTTGGGTACTGGTGCTGTGTTTATGACTGTGGCTGCTTTGCTATGGAACAGCAACCCTATCAAGTTTGAGCGATCGCAACTCAATGTACCCTTAGTAGTATATTTGGCTAACTTTGGCTTTGCTACAGTCATGAGTTTAGCTGCTGGTTTCACCATTCCTGTAGGATTAGGCTTTGTACTAGGTGTAGCTCCTTCTCTAGCACTGTGGTTAAAAGGTTCAGCCGTATCAGCCCAAGCTGATGCCGAATCAACAACTAACGCAGTTTCAGTGGCAAATATCAAAGTTGCTTTGAAATAA